Within the Thermanaeromonas toyohensis ToBE genome, the region CCTGGCCCTCCTCTCCGGTGGCGAGAAAGCGTTGACAGCAGTGGCTTTTGTTTTTGCTCTGTTAAAAGTGAGGCCCCAATCCTTCTGCATTTTTGATGAGATTGATACCGCTTTGGATGAGGCAAATGTACAACGCTTCGCCCAGCTTTTGCGTTCCTTTTCTTCTAAGACCCAGTTCATAGTGATTTCCCACCGCCACGGCACTATGGAAGCTGCCGACGTCCTGTACGGGGTCACTATGGAGGAAGAAGGGGTATCCCGGCTTGTTTCCGTGCGCCTGGAACAAATACCAGCTTAAGAAAAGGATTCCCCCTGGCTAAAGCATCAATCTCTTAGCCGAGTATAAATTAAGGGGAGGTAGGGGAGCAGTTGCAGTTTTTACAGAGACTTAAGGCGGGACTTTCCAAGACCCGGGAAAATTTAGCTAGTAGGATAGAAAAGCTCTTTACAGGGACACAAAAAATAGAAGAAGGCTTTTTTGAGGAACTGGAAGAAATTTTACTTGGGGCCGATGTGGGTGTAACTACCACTTTGCAGTTGGTAGATAACCTTCGCCAAAGGGCGAAAAAGGAGAGGAATGTAGATACTTCATTCCTTTTTTCTGCCCTCCGGGAAGAAGTTATAAAGCTCCTGGGGGAAGAAGTACGGCAGCTAAACTTATCCCCTAGCCCGCCTACAGTTATCCTAGTAGTAGGTGTTAACGGGAGCGGAAAAACAACAACTGCTGGTAAGCTAGCTTATCGTTTTAGCCGGCAGGGGAAAAGGGTTATTTTGGCGGCAGCCGACACCTTCCGGGCTGCAGCAGCCGAGCAGCTAGCTATTTGGGCTAAAATGGCTGGGGCAACCTTAATACGGCACCAGCCGGGAGCCGATCCTGGGGCTGTAGCCTTCGATGCAGTGAAGGCCGCCCTTAGCCGTCAGGCGGATGTAGTTCTAGTAGACACAGCCGGGCGCCTGCATACTAAATATAATCTAATGGAAGAACTTAAGAAAATACGCCGGGTTATTGAAAGGGAACTACCCGGAGCACCCCATGAAGTATTGTTAGTCCTAGATGCTACCATAGGGCAGAACGCCCTTGCCCAAGCCCGGCTGTTTAAAGAGGCCGCAGGGGTAACGGGTATCGCTTTAACTAAATTGGATGGCACGGCCAAAGGCGGGGTCGTTTTAGCCATCGCCCATGAACTGAATATCCCGGTAAAAATAGTGGGCCTGGGTGAGGACCCGGAGGATTTGGAAGATTTCCGACCGCAGGAGTTTGTCCTGGCCCTTTTTGATAAGCCTTGATTTAAAAAACGAAGGGGAGAAGAAGTATGGCCAAATTACTCATTAAAGGATGTATCATTGTTCCTGTTAATGGGCCGGTCATCGAAAGAGGAGCCATCGCTATAGAGGGAGACTATCTTACGTATGTGGGCCCCCAAGAAACTCTCCCCCCTGGATGGGAAGGGGCCGAACTGATAGAAGCTCAAGGCATGGTAGCCTTACCAGGTTTGGTGAACAGCCATACCCATGCGGCTATGACCCTCTTCCGGGGGTATGCTGACGATTTGCCCTTGCGCCAGTGGTTGGAAGATAAAATCTGGCCCTTAGAAGGGAAGCTCAAAAAGGAAGATATCTATTGGGGTACCATGCTTGCCCTGGCCGAGATGATACGTTCTGGTACCACCACCTTCGCCGATATGTATTTTCATATGGAGGTAGTGGCCCAAGGGGTGGTGGAAGCGGGCTTAAGGGCCTGCTTGTGCCAGGGCCTTATAGGCGTGCAGGATATAGCGGGTTTAAGGTTACGGGCTGGGGAGAGCCTGGTCCGGGAATGGCAGGGGGCAGGGGAAGGCCGGATCACCACTATGCTGGGGCCCCATGCACCTTATACTTGTTCCCCTGAGTATTTAGTTAAAGTGGCCGACCGTGCCGCCAAGCTAGGGGTGGGATTGCACATCCATCTAGCTGAGACTCGGCAGGAGGTCGAAGAGATTAAGAATAAATACGGTCTTCCGCCTGTAGCCCATGTGGCCAAATTAGGCCTCTTTAAGGTGCCCACCTTGGCTGCCCACTGCGTACATTTAACTGAAGAGGAAATACATATTTTAGCTGAAAATAAGGTGGGAGTAGCCCATTGCCCGGAAAGCAATTTGAAACTAGCCAGCGGTATTGCTCCAGTACCTGCTATGCTTAAAGCTGGTGTCCGGGTGGCCATTGGGACCGATGGAGCAGCCAGCAACAACAACCTTGATATGTGGGAAGAAACGCGGACAGCAGCTCTTCTGGCTAAAGGAGTTACCGGGGATCCCACAGCCCTTAAAGCCAGCGAAGCTTTGACCCTGGCCACCTTAGGCGGCGCCCGGGCCTTAGGGCTAGAGAAGGAGATAGGAAGCCTAGAACCGGGCAAGAAGGCGGATGTGATCCTAGTTAGGACTAGTGGCCCCCACTGGCGACCCCTTAACGATGTTGTGGCCCACTTAGTCTATTCTGCCCGGGCAGAAGATGTGGATACAGTAATTGTCAACGGCCGCGTATTAATGAATCGCGGAGAGCTTAAGACCTTAGACCTGGAACGTATATATACTGAGGTGAACCGAAGAATGGCAGATCTTACCGGATCTCCTCGCTTTTTAAAGGTATAGTCACGCTCACAGTTGTACCCTTACCCGGAGCAGTGATTATCCTTAGCTGACCGTTTAAAAGTTGTACCCGTTCACGCATCCCGAGGAGGCCATAACCTCCTCCTTCTTTTCTATTCTGGACGGCTTCCAAGTCAAAGCCCTGCCCCTCATCGCGGATTACCACAGTAACTTTATCGGGCAACATTTCCATCTTAACCACTGCGCTCTTCACTTTAGCATGCTTCTTGATATTGTTAACGGCTTCTTGAATAATGCGGAAGAGGGCGATCTCCACGGCACTGTCCAGGCGGCGTTGTTGACCAAAACAAAGGAAATCCACTTCCAGTCCATACTGCTCGGCATAAGTAGAGAAATAGCGTTTCAAGGCAGGTACAAGTCCCAGGTCATCGAGGACCATGGGTCGTAGGTCGAAGATGATTTTGCGTATATCTTGGAGACTGGTAAGTACGATGTTTTGCAAGGCCTGGAGCTCATCCCGAACCTTGCCCGGGTCCTTATCTAAAAGTTTTACACAGTATTCCGCCCGCATGACTATATTGGCTAAGGACTGGGCGGGACCATCATGGATTTCCCGCGCTACGCGCCTACGCTCCTCTTCCTGGGCGCGTATAATACTAAGCGCTAAGTGGTATGTTTGTTCCAGTTCACCTATCCTGGAGGTTAGATCTTGGAGTTCCCCGGTTAAAAATTTAAGCACAACTCCTACCTGGTGCACGAGTTTCTCGGCTTTTTCCATTGTGAGCTGCAAACGCCGCAAGCTAATCTCCAGGTGGTTCCGGCGAAAGCTTAGTAATTTTTCCTTTTCCCGCAAGCGAATAAGCTCCACCTGCAGGTTATAAGCTTCCTCATAAGCTTTTTTGATATCTTGCTCAGTGTACCGGTGGAAATCTTGGCTGACCTCGGCTAGGCGGAGCCTGGCCCTTTTTTCAGCCTGTTCCAGCCTATCTACTTCTTCTATAAGGGCTTGAAGCTCAGCTTTAACCTCGGCCAATTCTGCACTGACCTCTTTTACCTCAAGGCGGGTGTTTTCAGCGATTTCATAGATCTCGGAGCGGTTGCGTTCAATGGTTTCAATGGTTTCCTTAAGGATATGGTCCAGGGCCCTAAGGTCTTGCACCAGGTTCACTCCGTTCCAGCAGTTTAAATCTTGTATTGAGCTGCCAGAGCGTGGAGCCGTTCCCCTAAGCGTAAGAGCCTTTTAAGGTGAATATGGATTTCTGCCCAATCAGGCTCCCCTTCTTCTTTTGGCCAGTGCAGCAACAAGTTGCGTAAGACGCTTAAGGGTTCTTCCAAGCTTTGGACTAAAATTTGGGCTGATTCCTTTAATTCTCCATACCTCTCTTGAATCTCCTCCTGCTCTAAGGCTTCTTTAGCTCGCATTTTTCCTTCCAGTTCTTGCCATGTATCTTGGAGAGAAGAACATTGCTCTTCTAAAAGATTTAATTCAGCCAAGATTCTTTGGGCGGCCTTAAGATCCACTTGTACTATATCCAATAGTTTAGAAATCCTGGTTTGGGTTTCCTCTAAGAGTAGGTTTATGTTTTGAAGGGAGCGGTGTAATTCTTCGGCAGAAGCGATCAAATCGTCCCTTCCTGATTTAGCTGCTTCTAGCGCTACTTCAATTATGAAGGAGGCTAACCGTCCTGTTAGGGATTTTAAACTTATCATATGGTGAGACCACGGTTCACCCTGACTTAAGATTAGCTCATGGTACTCCTGCCCTTTATTGAAAGCGGAACGGAATTCCCTAAGCTGACGGGTCACTGAGTCTAAAATGCTAACAGTTTCACTAATCATACCCCGGCATTCGCTGCTCCATTGGCTACTTATTTTTTGCCTTTCATCCAGGCGTTTCAGCCCTTCACTGATTTTATTAGCTAAGGTTGTAGATTGGATAAGCACATTTAATTGTTCCTGGGCGCTTTCTCGTATATAGGTTAAATGTTGGTAGAAATTATTTCTTGCTTGAGCACTACCTTCCAGGGTTTCAGCGAGTTTTTCTATCGCCTTTTGCCAATCAGCTGTACTTGTTTTTACAGTATCTACTAAATTGGCTAAGTGAAAGGATAGGTTGTTAAAACGTTGGGCCAGGGTTTCCCATTCATCTCTAGGTATCTCCAGACGATGGCGGAGATCACCAGTTGAAGCTAGCTCTGTAACAGCCTCCAGTTGGCTAAGGCGTTTCCGCCAAATTATCCTAGCCAAATTAAGCGAGCATAATAGAGTAGCTGCTACCAGGCTGGCGGTATATGTAATGCGGATAAAAGCCATATTTTTCCAATATTTTTGCCACCCTATCGTGCCCAAGTTTCCTGTATTTATTTCTGAAGTTAACTTTAAAAACATTACCTTTTCATACTGGAAGTAGGCCACAGTAATACATAAGATGAGGCTTACGAACAAAAGGGACCAGATTAACTCTTTCTTACGGACACCCACATGGATTTTAAAGGTCATGGCTTTTTTCCCTCCCATAAAGTACAAGTTTATCGCCTACACTGGTGTTAGTCGCCAGAATGCGCCCAGCCGGCAATTCTACTACAGCTTGGGAGGAAAGTACCCAAGGGCTAAAACGAAAAGGGGGGAAGTTCTTTAAGGCAAGTAGAACTTTGCCTTCCTTCGATAAGAAAAGTATATCTAGGGGGAAACGTAAAAACCATGTGTGGATACCTTTACAGGGGTATAATAGTAAAGCCTCCCCATCTTCTAGTTTTTGTTTCCCCATCCATCCTTTAAACCTCTCCTTGAAGGTGCAGGCCAAGCGAACCTGGTGGGCTAGTACTACTTGTTTAGTGAGATTCCACAAAACCATTTTTTTACCCCCTTATTCCTGCCGAGGTATATACCCGTAGCTATTCCGGTTTTAGTCTAAAAAATATTCAACCACTCTAATTAGGGCTGGACCTAGAAGGACCACAAATAGGGCTGGAAATATAAAAAAGACTAAGGGGAAGAGCATTTTTACAGGGGCTTTCATAGCTGCTTCTTCAGCCTGTTTCTGCCGTTTTAGGCGCATCTGCTGGGCATGGAACCGAAGGACGTTACCGATACTTAGACCCAGTTGATCAGCCAAGATTATAGCTGAAGTAAAGGAAGCTAACTCTTCTACTCCAGTACGGTCGGCCAGGCTCCTCAAGGCCTGGGCCCTACCTTTACCCATTCTTATTTCTTGCAAAGTAAAGGCT harbors:
- the ftsY gene encoding signal recognition particle-docking protein FtsY, whose amino-acid sequence is MQFLQRLKAGLSKTRENLASRIEKLFTGTQKIEEGFFEELEEILLGADVGVTTTLQLVDNLRQRAKKERNVDTSFLFSALREEVIKLLGEEVRQLNLSPSPPTVILVVGVNGSGKTTTAGKLAYRFSRQGKRVILAAADTFRAAAAEQLAIWAKMAGATLIRHQPGADPGAVAFDAVKAALSRQADVVLVDTAGRLHTKYNLMEELKKIRRVIERELPGAPHEVLLVLDATIGQNALAQARLFKEAAGVTGIALTKLDGTAKGGVVLAIAHELNIPVKIVGLGEDPEDLEDFRPQEFVLALFDKP
- a CDS encoding amidohydrolase codes for the protein MAKLLIKGCIIVPVNGPVIERGAIAIEGDYLTYVGPQETLPPGWEGAELIEAQGMVALPGLVNSHTHAAMTLFRGYADDLPLRQWLEDKIWPLEGKLKKEDIYWGTMLALAEMIRSGTTTFADMYFHMEVVAQGVVEAGLRACLCQGLIGVQDIAGLRLRAGESLVREWQGAGEGRITTMLGPHAPYTCSPEYLVKVADRAAKLGVGLHIHLAETRQEVEEIKNKYGLPPVAHVAKLGLFKVPTLAAHCVHLTEEEIHILAENKVGVAHCPESNLKLASGIAPVPAMLKAGVRVAIGTDGAASNNNLDMWEETRTAALLAKGVTGDPTALKASEALTLATLGGARALGLEKEIGSLEPGKKADVILVRTSGPHWRPLNDVVAHLVYSARAEDVDTVIVNGRVLMNRGELKTLDLERIYTEVNRRMADLTGSPRFLKV
- a CDS encoding DUF192 domain-containing protein — its product is MVLWNLTKQVVLAHQVRLACTFKERFKGWMGKQKLEDGEALLLYPCKGIHTWFLRFPLDILFLSKEGKVLLALKNFPPFRFSPWVLSSQAVVELPAGRILATNTSVGDKLVLYGREKSHDL
- a CDS encoding sensor histidine kinase, with the translated sequence MQDLRALDHILKETIETIERNRSEIYEIAENTRLEVKEVSAELAEVKAELQALIEEVDRLEQAEKRARLRLAEVSQDFHRYTEQDIKKAYEEAYNLQVELIRLREKEKLLSFRRNHLEISLRRLQLTMEKAEKLVHQVGVVLKFLTGELQDLTSRIGELEQTYHLALSIIRAQEEERRRVAREIHDGPAQSLANIVMRAEYCVKLLDKDPGKVRDELQALQNIVLTSLQDIRKIIFDLRPMVLDDLGLVPALKRYFSTYAEQYGLEVDFLCFGQQRRLDSAVEIALFRIIQEAVNNIKKHAKVKSAVVKMEMLPDKVTVVIRDEGQGFDLEAVQNRKEGGGYGLLGMRERVQLLNGQLRIITAPGKGTTVSVTIPLKSEEIR